A region from the Campylobacter blaseri genome encodes:
- a CDS encoding exodeoxyribonuclease III, with translation MKLFSWNVNGIRAVVNKDGFDWLKDYKPDFLGLQEVKATEDQIPNEIYNLGFDEVTLNSAARPGYSGVMSLANFDTITTNSMFFEDDEGRVLEHRFKNIVLFNIYFPNGQKDEERLNYKMKFYDKFLNYADGLQKDGFDIIICGDVNTAHNEIDLKNPQANSKRSGFLDIERAWIDRLLENGFIDTFRYLYPKEAKYSWWTYRFNARANNAGWRIDYFFISDSLKDKLKDAFILNDVFGSDHCPVGIEIDI, from the coding sequence TTGAAACTTTTTTCGTGGAATGTAAATGGTATTAGAGCTGTTGTCAATAAAGATGGTTTTGATTGGCTAAAAGATTATAAACCTGATTTTTTAGGATTGCAAGAAGTTAAGGCTACAGAAGATCAAATTCCAAATGAAATTTATAATCTTGGTTTTGACGAGGTAACCTTAAACTCAGCTGCTCGCCCTGGATATTCAGGGGTTATGAGCTTAGCAAACTTTGACACAATTACCACAAATTCCATGTTTTTTGAAGATGATGAGGGAAGGGTTTTAGAACATAGATTTAAAAATATTGTTTTGTTTAACATATACTTTCCAAACGGACAAAAGGATGAAGAAAGACTTAATTATAAGATGAAATTTTATGATAAGTTTTTAAACTATGCAGATGGCTTACAAAAAGATGGTTTTGATATCATAATTTGTGGCGATGTAAACACAGCACACAATGAAATAGATCTAAAAAATCCACAAGCAAATTCAAAAAGAAGTGGCTTTTTAGATATAGAAAGAGCGTGGATAGACAGGCTCTTAGAAAATGGTTTTATAGATACTTTTAGATATCTTTATCCAAAAGAAGCTAAATACTCATGGTGGACATATAGGTTTAATGCTAGAGCAAACAACGCTGGCTGGAGGATTGATTACTTTTTTATATCTGATAGCTTAAAAGATAAATTAAAAGATGCTTTTATATTAAATGATGTTTTTGGAAGCGATCATTGTCCTGTTGGGATTGAAATAGATATATAG
- a CDS encoding NAD(P)/FAD-dependent oxidoreductase — protein sequence MKKIIVVGAGYAGLSFIKGLTENIFSKAEVTLINNNSYHYHAAQLHKIASGEADKSVIYDIEKIIDKRVKFVVDDVTKIGKDYILAKNGKYEFDYLVLSLGYEKEMFGIEGMDDAFDLGNYEKSLAIKDEIYNKINELKNSKIDELNIVVCGGGLSGVELAGSLATELKEKEGKNNFEFNRVNIIIIEALPNILPMYDKDVVQKATQILENLGVKIMTNSKIIKKDDDGIEIENFGSLKGDIVIWTAGVKGNSLIDNSCFKSYRGRVEVNEYLKPKSCIEEIFIIGDIAAFKDKKTGKFYNPTAQIACQMGTHLAKIINAELGLAKVPKFSYKNKGSVCSIGKNYAVGNIFGKNIYGKFAVIMKEIIEKKWNFALEGFKGLLRG from the coding sequence ATGAAAAAAATTATAGTTGTTGGGGCTGGGTATGCAGGGCTTTCTTTTATAAAAGGATTGACTGAAAATATATTTAGCAAAGCAGAAGTTACTTTAATCAATAACAATTCATACCACTATCATGCTGCGCAGCTTCACAAAATAGCATCAGGAGAGGCTGATAAAAGTGTTATTTATGATATAGAAAAAATTATAGATAAAAGAGTTAAATTTGTAGTTGATGATGTTACTAAGATTGGTAAAGACTACATACTTGCAAAAAATGGAAAATATGAATTTGATTATTTGGTTTTATCGTTAGGATATGAAAAGGAGATGTTTGGTATTGAAGGTATGGACGATGCTTTTGATTTGGGAAATTATGAAAAATCATTAGCTATAAAAGATGAAATTTACAATAAAATAAATGAACTTAAAAATTCTAAAATAGATGAGTTAAATATTGTAGTTTGCGGTGGAGGTCTTAGCGGTGTTGAACTTGCAGGATCGCTTGCAACAGAACTTAAAGAAAAAGAGGGTAAAAATAATTTTGAATTTAATAGAGTCAATATAATTATAATTGAGGCTCTACCTAATATTTTGCCAATGTATGATAAAGACGTGGTGCAAAAAGCTACTCAAATTTTAGAAAATTTAGGCGTAAAAATAATGACAAATTCTAAGATAATTAAAAAAGATGATGATGGAATTGAGATAGAGAATTTTGGAAGTTTAAAAGGCGATATAGTTATTTGGACAGCAGGAGTTAAGGGAAATAGCTTAATAGACAATAGTTGTTTTAAAAGCTATAGAGGAAGAGTTGAGGTTAATGAGTATTTAAAGCCAAAATCTTGCATAGAAGAGATCTTTATAATAGGAGACATAGCAGCTTTTAAAGATAAAAAAACTGGTAAATTTTACAATCCTACAGCTCAAATTGCTTGTCAAATGGGCACTCATCTTGCAAAGATTATAAATGCTGAATTAGGTTTGGCTAAAGTACCAAAATTTAGCTATAAAAACAAAGGTTCAGTTTGTTCAATAGGTAAAAATTATGCAGTGGGAAATATTTTTGGTAAAAATATATATGGCAAATTTGCAGTTATTATGAAAGAGATTATAGAGAAAAAATGGAATTTTGCATTAGAGGGCTTTAAGGGTCTTTTAAGGGGCTAA
- a CDS encoding sodium-dependent transporter: MNKRETWSNKLTYVLTVAGATIGFGCTWRFPYLVGENGGGAYVLLFCIAMIILGIPMMLVQNVIGRRAMKNSVDAFIVDKRDGSKISKFWRFVGYMGLIGAFGILAYYMVLGGWVMTYISNIIMHKFILSAPITKEYTEAFYYKNIEHNPLMVGFYTFLFVAVNWYILKKGIINGIEKFVKFLMPFLFLCFITVIIANLNLDGAKDGISFYLGVDFSKINAKLFIDVLGQVFFALSLGFGVMITLSSHLSKDENLIQTATFTGVINTIIAVMAGFMIFPAIFTAGLEPAAGPSLVFKTLPIAFSYIPFGGILAVVFFIILMIAALTTSITIYQVIIGVLEEKLNMNTTKATTITLLVIFIFGNIPSVLAYGPWQDILVLGRNIFDAFDFISANIFFTSTAFMCCVYVGWILKEDAIYEISNANKLKSPLIKIWYNYIKYVLPVIILVVFIAGLTTI, encoded by the coding sequence ATGAACAAACGAGAGACATGGAGCAACAAGCTTACCTATGTGCTTACAGTTGCAGGAGCCACGATAGGCTTTGGATGTACTTGGAGATTTCCATATTTGGTAGGTGAAAATGGTGGTGGCGCCTATGTTCTTTTGTTTTGTATAGCCATGATAATTTTAGGTATTCCTATGATGCTTGTGCAAAATGTTATAGGTAGACGTGCTATGAAAAATAGTGTTGATGCTTTCATAGTAGATAAAAGAGATGGTAGTAAAATTAGTAAATTTTGGAGATTTGTTGGATATATGGGGCTAATTGGTGCATTTGGAATTTTAGCATATTATATGGTTTTAGGCGGATGGGTTATGACTTACATCTCAAATATAATTATGCACAAATTTATTTTATCTGCTCCTATAACAAAAGAATATACAGAGGCATTTTACTATAAAAATATTGAACACAATCCCCTTATGGTAGGTTTTTATACATTTTTATTTGTCGCAGTAAACTGGTATATTTTAAAAAAGGGTATTATAAATGGAATTGAGAAATTTGTAAAATTTTTAATGCCGTTTTTGTTTTTATGCTTTATAACTGTAATTATTGCAAATTTAAATTTAGACGGAGCAAAAGATGGAATTAGCTTCTATCTTGGTGTTGATTTTAGTAAAATTAATGCTAAACTTTTCATAGATGTTTTAGGTCAAGTATTTTTTGCATTATCTTTGGGTTTTGGAGTTATGATAACCCTTTCAAGTCACCTTTCAAAAGATGAAAATTTAATACAAACAGCAACTTTTACAGGAGTAATAAACACTATTATTGCTGTTATGGCTGGCTTTATGATATTTCCTGCAATTTTTACAGCTGGGCTTGAACCTGCAGCTGGTCCAAGCTTAGTTTTTAAAACTTTACCAATTGCATTTTCATATATACCATTTGGTGGTATTTTAGCTGTTGTATTTTTTATAATTTTAATGATAGCAGCTCTTACAACTTCAATTACAATATATCAAGTCATAATAGGCGTTTTGGAAGAAAAACTTAATATGAATACTACAAAAGCTACAACAATAACGCTTTTAGTAATTTTTATATTTGGAAATATTCCGTCGGTTTTAGCTTATGGTCCTTGGCAAGATATTTTGGTTTTAGGAAGAAATATATTTGATGCTTTTGATTTTATTAGTGCAAATATATTTTTTACTTCAACTGCTTTTATGTGTTGTGTTTATGTTGGTTGGATTTTAAAAGAAGACGCAATATATGAGATAAGTAATGCTAATAAATTAAAATCGCCTTTAATTAAAATATGGTATAACTATATAAAATATGTTTTGCCTGTGATAATACTTGTTGTTTTTATAGCAGGCCTTACTACTATTTAA
- a CDS encoding alanine/glycine:cation symporter family protein, which translates to MIEIIKEITNVANTYVWAILVYILIGVGIYFTIKTKFVQIRLFKQSFIRMAAGKRKATDAISPFQAFVVGLASRVGTGNVAGVAIAIAIGGPGAVFWMWITALIGMSTAFIESTLGQLYKVKNPDGSFRGGPAYYITDGLGQKWLGVIFALSLVFCFGLTFEAVQANTIVAATHEAWDWSPKMVAIGLVIITAPIIFGGIKRVARFSEGIVPIMALIYLLVTIYVIITNYDKIPTIFGMIFSDAFNFKSAGGGLFGVLTIAMLNGIKRGLFSNEAGMGSAPNAAAASDAFHPANQGLIQMLGVFVDTIVVCSCTAFLILISGVFVVGGEITGVALTQQALDSTIGSYGGDFLAILLILFCYSSVIGNYAYAESNVQFIKNDKNILFAFRVLVLVMVYFGSIQGQTLIWDMADASMGVMALINLVAIVALSPMAFLLLRDYEKQVKAGKNPEFDINEYPELKKKITNGIWEK; encoded by the coding sequence ATGATTGAGATTATAAAAGAGATAACAAATGTAGCAAATACCTATGTTTGGGCTATTTTAGTCTATATTTTAATAGGGGTTGGAATATATTTTACGATCAAGACTAAATTTGTTCAAATTAGACTATTTAAACAAAGTTTTATAAGAATGGCTGCTGGAAAAAGAAAAGCAACTGATGCTATTAGCCCTTTTCAAGCCTTTGTTGTTGGGCTTGCTAGTAGAGTTGGCACAGGAAATGTTGCAGGAGTTGCAATAGCAATTGCAATAGGAGGTCCTGGAGCTGTTTTTTGGATGTGGATAACTGCACTTATTGGAATGAGCACAGCTTTTATAGAATCAACCTTAGGACAACTTTATAAAGTTAAAAACCCTGATGGTAGTTTTAGAGGAGGACCAGCTTACTATATAACTGATGGTCTTGGTCAAAAATGGCTTGGTGTTATTTTTGCTTTAAGTTTGGTTTTTTGTTTCGGGCTTACATTTGAAGCTGTTCAGGCAAATACAATAGTTGCAGCAACGCATGAAGCATGGGATTGGAGCCCAAAAATGGTTGCGATAGGGCTTGTTATAATAACAGCACCAATTATATTTGGTGGGATAAAAAGAGTTGCTAGATTTTCAGAAGGTATCGTTCCTATAATGGCGCTTATATATCTTTTGGTTACAATTTATGTAATTATTACAAACTATGATAAAATTCCTACCATTTTTGGTATGATATTTTCAGATGCATTTAACTTTAAATCAGCAGGCGGGGGGCTTTTTGGAGTTTTAACCATAGCTATGTTAAATGGTATTAAAAGAGGGCTTTTTTCAAACGAAGCTGGTATGGGTTCAGCTCCAAATGCAGCTGCAGCAAGCGATGCATTTCACCCTGCAAATCAAGGATTAATTCAAATGCTTGGAGTTTTTGTTGATACTATTGTGGTTTGCTCTTGTACTGCATTTTTAATCTTAATAAGTGGAGTTTTTGTTGTTGGTGGAGAAATTACAGGAGTTGCACTAACACAGCAAGCATTAGATAGTACTATTGGAAGCTATGGCGGAGATTTTTTAGCTATTTTACTTATATTATTTTGCTACTCTTCAGTAATTGGTAACTATGCTTATGCAGAAAGCAATGTTCAATTTATCAAAAACGATAAAAATATTTTATTTGCATTTAGAGTGCTAGTTTTAGTTATGGTATATTTTGGCTCAATCCAAGGTCAAACTCTTATTTGGGATATGGCAGATGCTTCAATGGGCGTAATGGCTTTAATAAATTTAGTTGCTATCGTTGCATTGTCTCCTATGGCATTTTTGCTTTTAAGAGATTATGAAAAGCAAGTTAAAGCGGGTAAAAACCCAGAATTTGATATAAACGAATATCCTGAGCTTAAGAAAAAAATCACAAATGGAATTTGGGAAAAATAA
- a CDS encoding complement resistance protein TraT codes for MKKQILMLSLLFIFTGCAQTRFNDSVVRQSEPIFVDTKPKNSKAYIRFINSSNFESNLMDILNHKLIQNGYEVVHSKKNASLLIDLNLNYFRRNRVVDTRPTIGFGIGRGSGSWGYGFGMESSNNDYFYDAQLSLKISIDDGKKEQNYMTNLDYQNTKGYNSIKILQDDFDERISNQILRYLKDYQ; via the coding sequence ATGAAAAAACAGATTCTTATGCTATCTTTACTTTTTATTTTTACAGGATGTGCACAAACAAGATTTAATGACAGTGTGGTTAGACAAAGTGAACCAATCTTTGTGGATACAAAGCCTAAAAACAGTAAAGCATATATTAGATTTATAAATTCAAGCAACTTCGAAAGTAATTTAATGGATATTTTAAATCATAAATTAATCCAAAATGGTTATGAAGTAGTACATAGTAAAAAAAATGCTAGTTTGCTAATAGATTTAAATTTGAACTATTTTAGAAGAAATAGAGTAGTAGACACTAGGCCAACAATAGGATTTGGCATTGGCAGAGGAAGTGGATCGTGGGGGTATGGATTTGGAATGGAGAGTTCAAATAATGACTATTTTTATGATGCACAACTCTCTTTAAAAATCTCTATAGATGATGGTAAAAAAGAACAAAACTACATGACAAATTTAGATTATCAAAATACTAAAGGCTATAACTCTATAAAAATACTTCAAGATGATTTTGATGAGAGAATTTCAAATCAAATTTTAAGATACTTAAAAGATTATCAATAA
- the fdh3B gene encoding formate dehydrogenase FDH3 subunit beta codes for MARMKFFVDESRCIACYACQVACSSAHEVPVGINRRKVIILNEGVVGKETAMTMACQHCTDAPCAQVCPVKCFYIREDGVVLHNKHTCIGCGYCLYACPFGAPQFPRDGAFGIKGEMDKCTMCAGGPEETNSGDERELYGQNRISEGKVPMCAAVCSTNALLVGDATEVANMYRKRVMTKNSIAREGDYSF; via the coding sequence ATGGCAAGAATGAAATTTTTTGTAGATGAAAGTAGATGTATAGCTTGTTATGCTTGTCAAGTAGCTTGCTCTTCTGCTCATGAGGTTCCAGTTGGCATAAATAGAAGAAAAGTTATAATACTAAATGAAGGGGTTGTTGGTAAAGAGACAGCTATGACTATGGCTTGTCAGCACTGCACTGATGCACCTTGTGCACAAGTTTGCCCTGTTAAGTGCTTTTACATTAGAGAAGATGGGGTAGTGCTTCATAATAAGCACACTTGTATAGGCTGTGGCTATTGCTTATACGCTTGTCCATTTGGAGCACCACAATTCCCAAGAGATGGTGCTTTTGGTATAAAGGGCGAGATGGATAAATGCACCATGTGTGCTGGTGGTCCTGAAGAGACTAACTCAGGCGATGAAAGAGAGCTTTATGGACAAAATAGAATCTCAGAAGGCAAAGTTCCTATGTGTGCAGCAGTTTGTTCTACAAACGCACTTTTGGTAGGAGATGCAACCGAGGTTGCTAATATGTATAGAAAAAGAGTTATGACTAAAAACTCAATAGCAAGAGAAGGGGATTACTCTTTTTAA
- a CDS encoding formate dehydrogenase subunit alpha, with translation MSQSSIGRRSFLKLAALGAGATAAFGNNETLRDATPEEIKNPFPNSVTKKTICSICSAGCGILAEVDEKSNTWLRQDMAVDHPISQGSHCCKGIDQIDLTKSKMRLKYPLKKVNGKWERISWETAVNEIGDKMMQIRKEDGPDSVEFLGSAKFSNEQSYYFRKFAAFWGSNNIDHVARIUHSATVAGVANTWGYGAMTNHFGDMEANSKVILFIGANSAVANPVGGMKHALRARDRNNAKIVVVDPVFTRTAAKADMFIRIRPGTDIAFVYGMLHLIFKNGWEDKEVIKNQSYGIDEIRQEAKHWTPEEVANVTGCKEEELISFTRLFATTKPATLCWALGITQHSVGSSNTRILSILQLVLGNMGKPGGGCNIIRGHDNVQGSTDMGNLADTLPMYYGLADSAWKHYCKGWGVDFDEFVKRFAVSTKEKRDKVGEKVKGTNFNEYFYHDPKNPEDRNWRNEKGYSLAKWWQGVLKEENTFSSGNLRVLWVQGTGITSMAHTTKIQEAVDKLDMLVVAEPFLNEVAILSDRKDGIYVLPVCTQFESEGYVTATNRSAQWRTQVIKPIYESKEDQEVMFLFAKKFGFYDELVKGMMLDVVDGEIKQVKNEFVWPDDATDEIARVGQSIGNVGRTAKRLKRHQENWHNFDPVTLMGRGPVESEYYGLPWPCWDKEHPGSPILYDITIPYEKGGMGFRNRFGLEHNGVSQLADESVTLAGAKIKGGYPQITKDNIEKVLGITLTEEEKTKIGSSWSMDYSGTILKKCREFGITPYGNARARAIVWEFPDPIPKHREPLHSPRWDLVEKYPTYDDQERNFRVASKFISEQTEKDWSKEFPTVMSSLRLVNLSGAGMIERTSKYLASITPEMFAHVNPKLAANYGIEDGAMMWIHAPQGTKIKVKCIYSESVTPDRICLPYNFAGVMQGVDLSSRYPEGTKPYTIGESSNTVTNYGFDIITQISEYNAGLCRLERA, from the coding sequence ATGAGTCAAAGTTCAATAGGAAGAAGGTCCTTTCTAAAGCTTGCAGCACTAGGAGCTGGTGCAACTGCAGCATTTGGAAACAATGAGACTTTAAGGGATGCAACACCCGAAGAGATTAAAAATCCATTTCCTAACTCTGTAACAAAGAAAACAATTTGTTCAATTTGTTCAGCAGGATGTGGAATTTTAGCAGAAGTTGATGAAAAATCAAATACATGGCTAAGACAAGATATGGCAGTAGATCATCCAATATCTCAAGGAAGTCACTGCTGTAAAGGTATTGATCAAATTGATTTAACAAAATCAAAAATGAGACTTAAATACCCATTAAAAAAAGTAAATGGAAAATGGGAGAGAATTAGCTGGGAAACTGCAGTTAATGAAATTGGCGATAAAATGATGCAAATTAGAAAAGAAGATGGTCCTGATAGTGTTGAATTTTTAGGATCGGCTAAATTTTCAAATGAACAATCATACTATTTTAGAAAATTTGCAGCTTTTTGGGGAAGTAATAACATAGATCACGTTGCAAGAATTTGACATAGCGCAACAGTCGCCGGTGTGGCGAATACATGGGGTTATGGCGCTATGACAAATCACTTTGGTGATATGGAAGCTAACTCAAAAGTTATTCTTTTTATAGGTGCTAATTCAGCGGTTGCAAACCCAGTTGGCGGTATGAAACATGCTTTAAGAGCAAGAGATAGAAACAATGCCAAAATAGTTGTTGTTGATCCAGTTTTTACAAGAACAGCTGCTAAGGCTGATATGTTTATTAGAATTCGTCCTGGAACTGATATAGCGTTTGTTTATGGAATGCTTCATCTTATTTTCAAAAATGGCTGGGAAGATAAAGAGGTTATTAAAAATCAATCTTATGGAATTGATGAGATAAGACAAGAGGCAAAACATTGGACACCAGAAGAGGTTGCTAATGTAACAGGCTGTAAAGAAGAAGAGCTTATAAGCTTTACTCGTCTTTTTGCTACTACAAAACCAGCAACTCTATGTTGGGCTTTAGGTATCACTCAGCACTCAGTAGGTAGTTCAAATACAAGAATTCTCTCAATCCTTCAATTAGTTTTAGGAAATATGGGTAAACCAGGTGGCGGATGTAATATTATCCGCGGTCATGATAATGTTCAAGGTTCAACTGATATGGGTAACCTTGCAGATACATTACCAATGTATTATGGACTAGCTGATAGCGCATGGAAACATTATTGTAAAGGCTGGGGTGTTGATTTTGATGAATTTGTGAAAAGATTTGCTGTTTCAACAAAGGAAAAAAGAGATAAAGTTGGTGAAAAAGTAAAAGGCACAAATTTTAATGAATATTTTTACCATGATCCAAAAAATCCAGAAGATAGAAATTGGAGAAATGAAAAGGGATATTCTCTTGCTAAGTGGTGGCAAGGTGTTTTAAAAGAGGAAAACACATTTTCAAGTGGAAATCTAAGAGTTCTTTGGGTTCAAGGAACAGGTATTACATCTATGGCACATACAACCAAGATACAAGAGGCTGTTGATAAGTTAGATATGCTTGTAGTTGCAGAACCTTTTTTAAATGAAGTTGCAATTTTAAGCGATAGAAAAGATGGAATTTATGTTTTACCTGTATGTACTCAATTTGAAAGCGAGGGCTATGTAACTGCAACTAACCGTTCAGCTCAGTGGAGGACTCAAGTTATAAAACCAATTTATGAAAGTAAAGAAGACCAAGAGGTAATGTTTTTATTTGCTAAGAAATTTGGGTTTTATGATGAGCTTGTAAAGGGTATGATGCTTGATGTTGTTGATGGCGAAATAAAACAAGTTAAAAACGAATTTGTTTGGCCTGATGATGCAACTGATGAGATAGCAAGAGTTGGTCAATCAATTGGGAATGTAGGTAGGACTGCAAAAAGATTAAAACGTCACCAAGAAAACTGGCATAACTTTGATCCTGTAACTTTAATGGGAAGAGGTCCTGTTGAAAGTGAATATTACGGTCTTCCTTGGCCTTGTTGGGATAAAGAGCATCCAGGTAGTCCAATTTTGTATGATATAACAATTCCTTACGAAAAAGGTGGCATGGGCTTTAGAAATAGATTTGGGTTAGAACATAACGGAGTTAGTCAATTAGCTGATGAGAGTGTAACTTTGGCTGGAGCAAAAATTAAAGGTGGCTATCCACAAATTACTAAAGACAATATAGAAAAAGTTTTAGGTATTACTTTAACAGAAGAAGAAAAGACAAAAATAGGATCTAGTTGGAGTATGGATTATAGCGGAACTATTCTAAAAAAATGTAGAGAATTTGGAATAACACCATATGGAAATGCAAGAGCTAGAGCTATTGTTTGGGAATTTCCTGATCCAATACCAAAACATAGAGAACCGCTTCACTCTCCAAGATGGGATTTAGTTGAAAAATATCCAACTTACGATGATCAAGAGAGAAATTTCCGTGTAGCTTCTAAATTTATTAGTGAGCAAACTGAAAAAGATTGGTCAAAAGAGTTTCCAACGGTTATGAGTTCACTTAGACTTGTAAATTTAAGTGGTGCTGGTATGATTGAGCGAACAAGTAAATATCTTGCTTCAATTACTCCTGAAATGTTTGCACATGTAAATCCAAAACTTGCTGCAAATTATGGCATAGAAGATGGAGCTATGATGTGGATACATGCACCTCAAGGAACCAAAATAAAAGTTAAATGTATATATTCTGAGTCAGTTACTCCTGATAGAATTTGTTTGCCTTACAACTTTGCTGGTGTTATGCAAGGGGTTGATTTAAGCAGTAGATATCCTGAGGGAACTAAACCTTATACTATAGGTGAAAGCTCAAACACTGTAACAAACTATGGATTTGATATTATTACTCAAATTTCAGAATATAATGCTGGTCTTTGCAGACTAGAAAGAGCGTAA